One window of the Candidatus Chryseobacterium colombiense genome contains the following:
- the sppA gene encoding signal peptide peptidase SppA produces the protein MKSFFKNVLANIVAFVILCAVFFFFFIVVVFFSAMSGEKSVVVKKNSVLTINLKTDILDSPTEEQTSIFNVGDKNKSILLYDVLEAIKKAKTDDNIKGISIETDNLHAGITQLDDIRAAIEDFKKSGKFVYAYGNGVSQSTYYLGSVADQYFLNPSGMIDLKGLSTEVTFFKEFADKYGIGIEVIRHGKFKSAVEPFIRNDISDENREQLSTLLNDIWSNTAAKISASRKIDANQFKTAVDSLYGMIPEQSLKYKLVDKLIQKSEYDDFIKSKIGSSKEDKLNKVSITNYINSYSDKDKSGDGVAILYASGSINNGDKYGDIYSEKYVKYIQELKNDDKVKAVVFRINSPGGSANASDEILHELQQLKKVKPVVVSFGDYAASGGYYIAMSADKIYSEPNTLTGSIGVFGVMPYYKEIANKNGIRSDIVATNANSAYYSALNGLTPYGVAQVTRSVEGTYKRFVHFVTQNRKQTFEQIDNVGGGRVWSGVRAKQIGLVDDLGTLDDAVKFAAQKAGLKSYGVISYPKKKTTFEQIFDDMNEDDISARLIKNKIGKANYEILEQITNEKLKSEVKMEMPYQIKIN, from the coding sequence ATGAAGAGTTTCTTTAAAAATGTATTGGCAAATATAGTTGCATTTGTAATACTATGTGCCGTGTTTTTTTTCTTTTTTATAGTCGTTGTTTTCTTCAGTGCGATGAGTGGAGAAAAATCTGTAGTGGTAAAAAAGAATTCAGTTTTAACAATTAATTTAAAAACAGATATTTTAGATAGTCCTACAGAAGAGCAAACCAGTATATTTAATGTAGGAGATAAGAATAAAAGTATATTGTTGTATGATGTTTTAGAGGCTATTAAGAAAGCTAAAACTGATGATAATATTAAAGGGATCAGTATTGAGACAGATAACTTACATGCAGGAATTACTCAGCTTGATGATATCAGAGCTGCCATAGAGGATTTTAAGAAAAGCGGAAAATTTGTATACGCTTATGGAAATGGAGTTTCTCAATCTACCTATTATTTAGGATCTGTGGCGGATCAGTATTTTCTAAATCCTTCGGGAATGATCGATTTGAAAGGTCTTTCTACTGAGGTTACTTTCTTTAAAGAGTTTGCTGATAAGTACGGGATCGGAATAGAGGTAATCAGACATGGTAAATTTAAATCTGCTGTAGAACCTTTTATTAGAAATGATATTTCCGATGAAAACAGAGAACAGTTAAGTACTTTGCTTAATGATATTTGGAGCAATACAGCTGCCAAAATATCGGCTTCCAGAAAAATAGATGCTAATCAGTTTAAAACTGCAGTGGATAGTCTTTACGGAATGATCCCGGAGCAGAGTTTAAAATATAAATTGGTAGATAAATTAATTCAGAAATCAGAATATGATGATTTTATCAAATCCAAGATTGGCTCTTCCAAAGAGGATAAGCTGAATAAAGTGTCTATTACCAACTACATTAATTCATATTCTGACAAAGACAAATCAGGTGATGGAGTCGCTATACTTTACGCTTCGGGTTCTATCAATAATGGAGATAAATACGGGGATATTTATTCGGAAAAATATGTAAAATATATCCAGGAGCTTAAAAATGATGATAAGGTAAAAGCTGTCGTTTTCAGAATTAATTCTCCGGGAGGAAGTGCAAATGCTTCAGATGAAATTTTACATGAACTTCAACAACTTAAAAAAGTAAAACCGGTAGTAGTATCATTTGGAGATTATGCAGCTTCGGGAGGATATTACATTGCTATGTCTGCTGATAAAATTTATTCTGAACCAAATACGCTTACGGGCTCGATTGGTGTTTTTGGAGTAATGCCTTACTATAAAGAGATCGCAAATAAAAATGGGATACGTTCCGATATTGTAGCTACGAATGCGAATTCTGCTTATTACTCTGCTTTGAATGGATTGACACCTTATGGTGTTGCACAGGTTACCAGAAGTGTTGAAGGAACTTATAAAAGATTTGTTCATTTTGTGACACAAAACAGAAAGCAGACTTTTGAGCAGATTGATAATGTAGGAGGAGGAAGAGTTTGGAGTGGAGTACGAGCTAAACAAATTGGTTTGGTAGATGATTTAGGGACATTGGATGATGCGGTGAAATTTGCGGCGCAAAAGGCCGGATTGAAATCTTATGGAGTAATATCTTATCCGAAGAAAAAAACAACATTTGAGCAGATTTTTGATGATATGAATGAAGATGATATTTCTGCAAGATTGATTAAAAATAAAATAGGGAAGGCCAATTATGAAATTCTTGAGCAGATTACTAACGAAAAGCTGAAGTCTGAAGTGAAAATGGAGATGCCCTATCAGATTAAAATTAACTAA
- the folK gene encoding 2-amino-4-hydroxy-6-hydroxymethyldihydropteridine diphosphokinase: protein MSQHTAILLLGSNLGDTKKNIEHAIDKLNQEVGNVTNLSEFLITEPVEFVSSNIFCNIALVICTHFSPIQLLKHIKRIENEMGRVHDSSTLGIYTDRVIDIDIVKFDNLKFVSEKLEIPHQKHLFEREFSKIILKDFI, encoded by the coding sequence ATGTCGCAACATACTGCCATTTTGTTACTCGGAAGTAATCTTGGTGATACAAAAAAAAATATTGAGCATGCTATTGATAAACTCAATCAGGAAGTTGGAAATGTAACAAATTTAAGCGAATTTTTAATTACTGAACCCGTAGAATTTGTTAGTTCTAATATTTTTTGTAATATTGCATTAGTAATATGCACACATTTTTCACCAATTCAATTACTTAAACATATCAAAAGGATTGAAAATGAGATGGGAAGAGTACATGATTCTAGCACTCTTGGAATATATACAGACAGAGTAATAGATATTGATATCGTAAAGTTTGACAACCTGAAATTTGTGTCAGAAAAGCTAGAAATCCCTCATCAGAAACATCTTTTTGAAAGGGAATTCTCTAAGATAATCTTAAAAGACTTTATCTAA
- a CDS encoding OmpA family protein: MKLGLLLLAALPIATYAQDSIAVSSYDQYPNTFSSGSANVQPFNNKARKFNDWSISVGGGAAFMVHADLKSFYDKKVNWGYNSYVSIDKQITHVVGVSLIYQRGETKQKAQLEGATGIAAGVAEANTKFNQIALMGDVNFSNLLRRVDNLSPYRWAFHGYAGIGLMSYNTSLHDNNEFRWSTTPARVPLFIKQKMDLNSIYYQMGIGLKYNVSKLIDIEARTMYIISGDDEFDGGGNAGPADYDPTSKVSKYNMINKRRSDNAWTVNLGVSFKLGKHLTHLAWYDPLQDTYSRIHTLENTNVDFVVCEKGDKDNDGVCDDWDRQLDTPAGARVDGAGVALDMDLDGVIDLYDKCVTVPGPVENAGCPK, from the coding sequence ATGAAATTAGGTTTATTATTATTGGCTGCATTGCCTATTGCAACATATGCACAGGACAGTATTGCTGTTAGTTCCTACGATCAATACCCTAATACGTTCTCTTCTGGTTCTGCCAATGTACAGCCTTTCAACAACAAAGCAAGAAAATTCAACGACTGGTCTATTTCAGTCGGTGGAGGTGCTGCTTTCATGGTTCACGCTGATTTGAAATCTTTTTATGATAAAAAGGTGAACTGGGGATATAATTCTTATGTGAGTATCGACAAACAGATTACTCATGTTGTAGGAGTTAGCCTTATTTATCAGCGAGGTGAAACAAAACAGAAAGCTCAGCTAGAAGGAGCTACTGGTATTGCCGCAGGAGTTGCGGAAGCTAATACAAAATTTAATCAGATTGCCTTAATGGGAGATGTTAACTTTTCAAATCTTTTGAGAAGAGTTGACAACCTTTCTCCTTACAGATGGGCTTTCCATGGTTATGCCGGTATTGGATTGATGAGTTATAATACATCTTTACATGATAATAATGAATTCAGATGGAGCACCACTCCAGCTAGAGTTCCTTTGTTCATTAAGCAGAAAATGGATCTTAATTCAATCTATTACCAGATGGGTATCGGATTGAAATATAACGTTTCTAAGCTTATTGATATAGAGGCAAGAACAATGTATATTATCAGTGGGGATGATGAATTTGATGGTGGAGGAAACGCAGGACCAGCCGATTACGATCCAACGTCTAAAGTTTCCAAATACAACATGATCAACAAAAGAAGATCTGATAATGCTTGGACTGTTAACTTAGGAGTATCTTTCAAACTAGGAAAACATCTGACTCATTTAGCTTGGTACGATCCGTTGCAAGACACCTATTCTAGAATTCACACTTTAGAAAATACCAATGTAGACTTTGTTGTTTGTGAAAAAGGAGACAAAGACAATGACGGAGTTTGTGATGATTGGGACAGACAGCTCGACACTCCTGCAGGAGCAAGAGTTGACGGAGCCGGAGTTGCTCTTGATATGGATCTTGACGGTGTGATTGATCTTTACGATAAATGCGTAACTGTACCAGGACCGGTTGAAAATGCTGGTTGCCCTAAATAA
- the fmt gene encoding methionyl-tRNA formyltransferase: MKSLKVVFLGTPEFAKTSLEAIHQSHHEVVGVVTVADKASGRGQKINQSPVKVYAVENNLPVFQPEKLRNPEFLEELRKLDADVFVVVAFRMMPKVLFEMPKMGTFNLHASLLPDYRGAAPINYAVINGEEKTGATTFFINEKIDEGNILLQEELAILPDETAGSLHDRLMEMGSKLVVKTLDGLAENSIIEKPQPNVEHPKNAYKIFKENTKIDWTKTSKEVHQFILGMSPYPAAFTTLKIGEEEKGLKVFSGKFELSNHNKTAGSLDISKNEFKIYTSDGIYFPLELQLEGKKRMNVKDFLNGFRNFDEIKMA; encoded by the coding sequence ATGAAATCATTGAAAGTAGTTTTTTTAGGCACTCCGGAATTTGCAAAGACTTCCTTAGAAGCCATTCATCAATCCCATCATGAAGTTGTAGGTGTTGTAACAGTTGCAGATAAAGCCAGCGGACGCGGACAGAAAATCAATCAATCTCCTGTAAAAGTTTATGCTGTAGAAAATAATCTTCCTGTTTTTCAGCCTGAAAAATTAAGAAATCCTGAATTTTTAGAGGAACTGAGAAAACTTGATGCAGATGTTTTTGTGGTAGTAGCCTTCAGAATGATGCCAAAAGTTCTTTTTGAAATGCCAAAAATGGGAACTTTCAACCTTCATGCTTCCCTTCTGCCCGATTACAGAGGCGCTGCCCCGATCAATTACGCGGTTATTAACGGTGAAGAAAAAACCGGAGCAACTACATTTTTTATCAATGAAAAAATTGATGAAGGAAATATATTATTACAGGAAGAATTAGCTATTTTACCTGATGAAACTGCAGGAAGTCTTCATGACCGATTAATGGAAATGGGTTCAAAATTAGTGGTGAAGACATTGGATGGATTAGCAGAAAATTCAATTATAGAAAAACCTCAACCTAATGTAGAGCATCCCAAAAATGCTTATAAAATCTTCAAGGAAAACACTAAAATCGACTGGACAAAAACATCAAAAGAAGTTCATCAGTTTATTTTGGGAATGTCACCTTATCCGGCTGCTTTTACAACATTGAAAATCGGAGAGGAAGAAAAAGGACTAAAAGTATTCAGCGGAAAATTCGAACTTTCCAATCATAATAAAACTGCAGGAAGTTTAGATATTTCGAAAAACGAATTTAAAATCTATACAAGTGACGGTATATATTTCCCTTTAGAATTACAACTGGAAGGAAAGAAAAGAATGAACGTGAAAGATTTTCTGAACGGTTTCAGAAACTTCGACGAAATAAAAATGGCTTGA
- the ftsY gene encoding signal recognition particle-docking protein FtsY, which produces MSWFKNIFKKEEKETLDKGLEKSSQGFFEKMTKAVVGKSKVDDEVLDDLEEVLIASDVGASTTIKIIERIEERVARDKYVSVNELDKILREEISGLLLENPHAGTGNIDASKKPYVIMVVGVNGVGKTTTIGKLAHQFTTEGKKVVLGAADTFRAAAVDQLVIWSQRVGVPIVKQEMGSDPASVAFDTVQSAVAQNADVVIIDTAGRLHNKINLMNELSKIKRVMQKVIPDAPHEILLVLDGSTGQNAFEQAKQFTAATEVNALAVTKLDGTAKGGVVIGISDQFQIPVKYIGVGEKMQDLQLFNGTEFVDSFFKKR; this is translated from the coding sequence ATGAGTTGGTTTAAAAATATTTTTAAAAAAGAAGAAAAAGAAACTTTAGATAAAGGATTGGAAAAATCCAGCCAGGGATTCTTTGAAAAAATGACGAAAGCCGTAGTCGGCAAAAGCAAAGTAGACGATGAAGTCCTGGATGATCTTGAAGAAGTACTTATCGCATCCGATGTGGGTGCCTCTACAACCATCAAAATCATAGAAAGAATCGAAGAACGTGTTGCCCGCGACAAATACGTTAGCGTAAATGAACTGGATAAAATTCTTCGTGAAGAAATCTCTGGTCTTTTGCTTGAAAACCCTCATGCAGGAACAGGAAATATCGACGCTTCTAAAAAGCCATATGTTATTATGGTTGTGGGAGTAAACGGAGTCGGAAAAACGACAACAATCGGAAAACTAGCCCATCAGTTTACTACTGAAGGAAAAAAAGTAGTTCTAGGAGCTGCAGATACCTTCAGAGCAGCCGCTGTAGATCAGCTAGTGATCTGGAGCCAGAGAGTCGGAGTTCCTATCGTAAAACAGGAAATGGGATCAGACCCTGCTTCTGTAGCTTTCGATACTGTACAAAGTGCCGTTGCTCAAAATGCAGATGTTGTCATCATTGATACAGCAGGAAGGCTTCATAATAAAATCAATTTAATGAATGAGCTTTCCAAAATCAAAAGGGTAATGCAAAAGGTTATTCCCGATGCTCCTCACGAGATTTTATTGGTTCTTGACGGATCTACCGGACAAAATGCTTTTGAACAGGCTAAACAATTTACCGCTGCAACAGAAGTGAACGCCTTAGCTGTAACAAAGCTTGACGGCACCGCAAAAGGCGGAGTTGTGATTGGTATTTCCGATCAATTCCAAATTCCGGTAAAATATATTGGAGTGGGCGAGAAAATGCAGGACCTCCAATTATTCAATGGTACGGAATTTGTTGATTCGTTCTTCAAGAAAAGATGA
- a CDS encoding OmpA family protein, whose translation MKISLAIVALALAVPAISFAQDSTAVSGAEKYPNTFSSGSANVSPFTNKSKRFNDWAISAGVGVPLVQSADLTSIKNGNGKNLFGYSAYVSIDKAITHAFGINLQYDRGETRQGWFNTKNAAPANASAYQQVGARTQYDAISLLGDVNISNLLRRVDNKSPYRWALHAYGGVGTLAYRAYQKDETGQRLMTEIKPFKLGSLFAQAGAGVKFKVNRRIDIEGRVMYVITGDDAFDGGGAPYSAINQREEQVSDNFFNATLGVSLKLGKHESHLMWHDPLQEVYYKLDVLANRNQDIEVCKKGDLDNDGVCDDWDRQLDTPAGARVDGAGVALDTDLDGVIDLYDKCVTVPGPVENAGCPVAPATTGPVTDDTRTLEGIEFDLNSDRILPSNTPILNNAVNYINSSTGTYTVVGATDTRGTDAYNQKLSERRANNVKNYLIKNGVESGKLNAIGKGKKDLKYPECDPATKCPEWKNRANRRVYFEAK comes from the coding sequence ATGAAAATAAGTTTAGCAATTGTAGCATTAGCACTGGCTGTTCCTGCCATAAGCTTTGCACAAGATTCAACAGCAGTTTCGGGTGCAGAAAAATATCCTAATACTTTTTCATCAGGCTCAGCAAATGTTTCCCCCTTCACAAATAAATCTAAAAGATTTAATGATTGGGCTATTTCAGCAGGGGTCGGTGTACCATTAGTTCAATCGGCAGATTTAACATCAATAAAAAATGGTAATGGTAAAAACCTTTTCGGATATTCTGCATATGTAAGTATTGATAAAGCTATTACCCATGCTTTTGGTATTAACTTACAATACGACAGAGGAGAAACTAGACAAGGATGGTTCAATACTAAAAATGCTGCGCCTGCAAATGCATCTGCTTATCAGCAGGTGGGAGCAAGAACTCAATATGATGCAATCTCTTTATTGGGAGATGTTAATATTTCAAACCTATTAAGAAGAGTTGATAACAAATCTCCATACAGATGGGCTTTACATGCTTATGGAGGTGTTGGTACATTAGCCTACAGAGCTTATCAGAAAGATGAGACCGGACAGAGATTGATGACAGAAATTAAACCTTTTAAATTAGGTTCGTTATTTGCCCAAGCTGGTGCCGGTGTTAAATTCAAAGTTAACAGAAGAATTGATATTGAAGGTAGAGTAATGTATGTTATCACTGGTGATGATGCATTTGATGGAGGAGGTGCACCATACAGCGCTATCAACCAACGTGAAGAGCAAGTTTCTGACAACTTCTTTAACGCTACTTTAGGGGTAAGCTTAAAATTAGGGAAACATGAATCTCACTTAATGTGGCATGACCCTCTTCAGGAAGTATACTACAAATTAGATGTTTTGGCTAATAGAAATCAAGATATTGAAGTTTGTAAAAAAGGTGATTTAGATAACGATGGTGTTTGTGACGATTGGGACAGACAGCTTGACACTCCTGCTGGTGCAAGAGTTGACGGAGCCGGAGTTGCACTGGATACAGACTTAGACGGAGTAATTGACCTTTACGATAAGTGTGTGACTGTACCTGGACCTGTTGAAAATGCTGGTTGCCCAGTGGCTCCTGCAACAACCGGACCTGTAACAGATGATACAAGAACTCTGGAAGGAATTGAATTTGATCTGAACTCAGACAGAATCTTACCATCTAACACGCCTATTCTTAACAACGCTGTAAATTATATCAACTCATCAACTGGTACTTATACAGTGGTAGGAGCTACGGATACAAGAGGTACTGATGCTTACAACCAGAAATTATCCGAAAGAAGAGCAAATAATGTGAAAAATTATTTAATCAAAAACGGAGTTGAGTCTGGAAAATTAAATGCAATTGGTAAGGGTAAAAAAGATCTGAAATATCCTGAATGTGACCCTGCTACAAAATGTCCTGAATGGAAAAACAGAGCCAACAGAAGAGTATATTTCGAAGCTAAATAG
- a CDS encoding GlsB/YeaQ/YmgE family stress response membrane protein, translating into MGILTWILFGLIAGAIAKMIMPGTQGGGWLITIILGIVGAFVGGAIGVYILHWGDVTSFWNPRSWILAIGGALIVLWIYGMATKKSS; encoded by the coding sequence ATGGGAATTTTAACATGGATTTTATTCGGACTTATTGCTGGAGCAATCGCAAAAATGATCATGCCGGGAACTCAAGGAGGAGGATGGCTGATTACAATTATTTTAGGAATAGTAGGAGCTTTCGTGGGAGGAGCTATTGGAGTGTATATTTTACATTGGGGTGATGTCACTTCTTTCTGGAATCCAAGAAGCTGGATTTTAGCAATCGGAGGAGCACTCATCGTACTCTGGATATACGGAATGGCAACGAAGAAAAGCAGCTGA
- the ribB gene encoding 3,4-dihydroxy-2-butanone-4-phosphate synthase → MSDIKLNTIPEAIEDLKNGKIIIVVDDEDRENEGDFLCAAELTTPEIINFMALHGRGLICMPLPEKRCDELGLEVMVSRSSDPKETAFTVSVDLLGNGTSTGISAGDRAKTILALMDEKSKPTDFMRPGHIFPLRARKGGVLKRAGHTEAAIDLTHLAGLKEGGVICEIMNEDGSMSRLPDLHVFAQKHDMKIISIEDLIHYQLKKGNLIERLEERKVKTAYGDFDFFAFRETSNDQIHFALTKGSWTVDEPVLVRVQSSDSYFDVLTRLNNGEKPLLEKVTNMVNEAGKGAIIFINNVSNSENTLRKLQQFLNYQDGQEQHPTLAYNYRDYGIGTQILKNLGINKFKVITQNPNIKPQVGGYDVEVTEMVQL, encoded by the coding sequence ATGTCTGATATTAAATTAAATACTATTCCAGAGGCTATTGAAGACCTTAAAAATGGTAAAATAATCATAGTAGTAGATGATGAAGACAGAGAAAACGAAGGTGATTTTCTTTGTGCAGCTGAATTAACAACACCGGAAATCATAAATTTCATGGCACTTCATGGAAGAGGATTAATTTGTATGCCGCTTCCTGAAAAAAGATGTGATGAACTAGGATTAGAAGTAATGGTAAGCAGAAGCAGCGATCCTAAAGAAACAGCTTTTACCGTATCAGTTGACCTTCTTGGAAATGGAACTTCTACAGGAATTTCTGCAGGTGATAGAGCGAAAACTATTTTAGCTTTAATGGATGAAAAATCTAAGCCGACAGATTTCATGAGACCCGGCCATATTTTCCCGCTTCGTGCAAGAAAAGGAGGAGTTCTGAAGAGAGCAGGGCATACAGAAGCAGCAATCGATCTTACGCATTTAGCCGGATTAAAAGAGGGTGGTGTAATCTGTGAGATTATGAATGAAGACGGATCTATGTCTCGTTTACCTGATTTGCACGTTTTTGCTCAAAAGCATGATATGAAGATCATTTCTATTGAAGATTTAATTCATTATCAGCTTAAAAAAGGAAACCTGATCGAGAGATTGGAAGAAAGAAAAGTGAAAACAGCTTACGGAGACTTTGATTTCTTTGCTTTTAGAGAAACTTCAAATGATCAGATTCATTTTGCTTTGACGAAAGGTTCTTGGACTGTTGATGAACCTGTTTTGGTAAGAGTTCAGTCTTCCGATTCTTATTTTGATGTACTGACAAGATTGAATAACGGTGAAAAACCTTTATTGGAAAAAGTAACCAATATGGTAAATGAAGCAGGGAAAGGAGCTATTATTTTCATTAATAATGTTTCGAATTCTGAAAATACATTAAGAAAGCTACAACAGTTCTTAAATTATCAGGATGGTCAGGAACAGCATCCTACGCTAGCTTACAATTACAGAGATTACGGAATTGGAACTCAGATTTTAAAGAATCTTGGAATTAACAAGTTTAAAGTAATCACTCAGAATCCTAATATCAAGCCTCAGGTTGGAGGATATGATGTTGAGGTAACGGAGATGGTTCAATTATAA
- a CDS encoding RecQ family ATP-dependent DNA helicase encodes MISPQDLQKLKFDTLKYFWSYDTFRDSQEEIIDSILHSKDTLALLPTGAGKSLCYQLPALLREGVCLVISPLLALMKDQVNQLKSRQIEAEYLSSELDEFDAEVIYNRCKDGLTKLLYVSPERLTNTQFLQHIEEIQLSFIAVDEAHCISEWGQDFRPSYQNIKEFRRNNPEIACLALTATATPKVLDEIKSKLELKNPTVFQKSFRRDNIKIFSEEVSDKYQRVLDILKYATKSGIVYVRTRKDAEQLTEFLHKNQLKNVDFFHAGLTTKEKNTRQNIWNNSDQHVLISTNAFGMGIDKDNVRFVIHFSPSPSIENYYQEIGRTGRDGKKSFAFLLWDKQELSNFDQILKNQIPNKAEFLKIISYLYSIFQVAEYELPEKVFQLNTAGIQNFTRLSKAKINNVLGFLHNQEIIYFNNNKSLSSLELLMKPDEIDQLPQKDAYFIELLLRTVSGIATHKVMFSEQQVSNKINVSVHLIKERLKELQQKNYIEYVDGALSSIKFLKPRDERVINSSYWKLFEHIQKNKIQKWEEMKFYLEDSQYCKMKLILSYFGEKDAKNCSNCSVCEKKKRSVFGQNISLEIINILAKKPATIEELSIQLTYHPKDNLLENLIYLLDSGKVKMLNFRTYMLA; translated from the coding sequence ATGATTTCTCCACAAGACCTACAAAAATTAAAATTTGATACTCTGAAATATTTTTGGAGCTATGATACTTTCAGGGATTCTCAGGAAGAAATTATAGACTCCATACTTCATTCAAAAGATACATTGGCCTTATTGCCTACAGGTGCCGGAAAATCGCTGTGCTATCAATTACCCGCCCTTCTACGTGAAGGAGTTTGTCTGGTTATTTCACCGTTACTTGCTCTTATGAAGGATCAGGTCAATCAACTGAAAAGCCGGCAGATTGAAGCAGAATACTTATCTTCCGAGCTCGATGAATTTGATGCAGAAGTTATTTATAACAGATGTAAGGATGGCCTCACAAAGTTATTATATGTCTCTCCCGAAAGATTGACGAATACTCAGTTTTTACAACACATTGAAGAAATACAGCTGTCATTCATTGCTGTTGATGAAGCACACTGTATTTCGGAATGGGGACAAGATTTCAGACCAAGTTATCAAAACATCAAAGAATTTCGAAGAAACAATCCCGAAATTGCCTGTCTAGCTTTAACAGCAACAGCGACACCAAAAGTTTTGGATGAAATTAAATCTAAACTTGAATTAAAAAATCCTACTGTATTTCAAAAAAGCTTCAGAAGAGATAATATCAAAATATTTTCAGAAGAGGTTTCAGATAAATATCAAAGAGTTTTGGACATCTTAAAATATGCTACAAAGTCAGGGATTGTATATGTAAGAACAAGAAAAGATGCGGAACAGCTTACTGAATTCCTCCATAAAAACCAGTTGAAAAATGTTGATTTTTTCCATGCAGGACTTACAACAAAAGAAAAAAATACTAGACAGAACATTTGGAATAACAGCGACCAGCATGTTTTAATATCAACTAATGCCTTCGGAATGGGAATTGACAAAGATAATGTCCGTTTCGTCATTCACTTCTCCCCTTCTCCTTCTATTGAAAATTATTATCAGGAAATAGGAAGAACGGGAAGAGATGGTAAAAAAAGTTTTGCCTTCTTGCTTTGGGATAAGCAGGAACTTTCAAATTTTGATCAGATTTTAAAAAATCAGATACCCAATAAAGCTGAATTTTTAAAAATAATCTCTTATCTCTACTCCATATTTCAGGTGGCTGAATATGAGCTCCCAGAAAAAGTATTTCAATTGAACACGGCCGGAATTCAGAATTTCACAAGATTATCAAAGGCAAAAATTAATAATGTATTAGGTTTTCTTCATAATCAGGAAATTATATATTTTAACAATAATAAAAGTCTTTCCTCACTGGAATTGCTGATGAAGCCCGATGAAATTGATCAGCTCCCTCAAAAAGACGCTTATTTTATTGAACTGTTGCTAAGAACCGTTTCAGGAATTGCCACGCACAAAGTCATGTTCAGTGAGCAGCAGGTAAGCAATAAAATTAATGTAAGCGTTCATTTAATAAAGGAAAGATTAAAAGAACTTCAACAAAAAAATTATATTGAATATGTTGACGGTGCTCTTTCCAGCATTAAATTTTTAAAACCAAGAGACGAAAGAGTTATCAACAGCTCCTACTGGAAGCTTTTTGAACACATTCAAAAAAATAAAATTCAGAAATGGGAGGAAATGAAGTTCTATCTTGAAGACAGTCAATACTGCAAAATGAAGCTGATTCTTTCCTATTTTGGAGAAAAGGATGCTAAAAACTGTAGTAACTGCTCCGTCTGCGAAAAAAAGAAACGTTCAGTTTTCGGACAGAATATTTCTCTGGAAATTATTAATATTTTAGCTAAAAAACCAGCCACGATAGAAGAACTATCCATACAACTGACCTATCATCCCAAAGATAATCTTCTGGAAAATCTTATTTATCTTTTAGATTCCGGAAAGGTAAAGATGCTGAATTTCAGAACATATATGTTAGCTTAA